The nucleotide window gttagaaaggcattcatccatccatccattttctgagccgcttctcctcactagggtcgcgggtgtgctggagcctatcccagctaacatcgggcatgaggcggggtacaccctgaactggttgccagccaatcgcagggcacatacaaacaaacaatcattcgcactcacattaacacctacgggcaatttagagtctccaattcatgcatgtttttgggatgtgggaggaaaccggagtgcccggagaaaacccacgcaggcacggggagaacatgcaaactccacacaggcggggccggggattgaacccgggtcctcagaactgtgaggctgacgctctagccagtcgtccaccgtgccgcagaaaGGCATTCAAGGggatgcaaaatggaaaggcagttggtcctgatcaCATTCATGTGGcgttatggaagcatctaggagaggtggctgtggagtttttgaccagcttgttcaacaggattctagcgggtgagaagatgcctgaggaatggagaaaaagtgtgctggtgtccatttttaagaacaagggtgatgtgcagagctgtgtgaACTatggaggaataaagttgatgaggcaCACAATGGGAAAGAGTAGTTTTGGGTAGACTCAGGATAGAAGtcagtatttgcgagcaacactaaggtttcatgcctagaataactaccacagatgcattatttgccttgaggatgttgatggaaaagtacagagaaggtcagaaggtgcTAAATTGTGGggcagccaaggttagatgttttggagacaaagttagagagagtagacttcgatggtttggacacatccagaggagagatagtgagtatattggtagaagggcgatgaggatggagctgccaggcaagagagctagaggaagaccaaagagaaggttgattgatgttgtgagggaagacatgagggcagttggtgtttgagaggaggatgcaggagatgggctgacatggaaaaggatgagacGCTGttgcgacccctaacgggagaaacccaaaacaaaaaaagaagattgGTGTGTTTTGTTAATAGTGACAttccgtaatttcttgtgtataatgcgcacccatgtataatacgcaccaagctgacctaaaaattctggaaaacccttctacctatgtataatgcatttttacaatgcatgattttgcttctacccatatgatcaaaacataaagtattatctgtattttgttagtttttattaaagaattattctgaaggtctttatttgaacacgtaatcctttttttaatatacttgctcatatttacaaatttacagccctacttttatttagtaaattagaaaacacagttgtgctcatatgttttattacccaggcagaatttgtaagatgggtacaattctttcaagagaacatgaaggaccaggtgaaacacatttaattttattttattgggattcaaattaaatagtcaagcatttcaggaaagcattgtcattaaacaaaacataactataaagaaattaatgaaggTGAACAACAACCTCATACCTCAGTCAGCCATATTAAACAAAAacgatatttcacaaattctgccagtgtatgtaaacttatgagcaaaactgtgcatatatgcagtcatacgtacccctgtcacattggaataaaagtgtaggctacacttttttttataaccagtaggtggcggtggcattttggaatgaaagtgtacaggtttttcataaccactagatggcggcatacatacatttataaaatgtgaaagcactattgaaaatgttttggggggaaaaaatgcacattatgcaagaaaaattacagtacatggtttggttgaacattttggtgtttaaaaatatgtttcaatCGCTTTTGTTAtatatgtcagttttacagaaaatatttcatggattgaccaaaaaaaaaaacagcttgaggcAAGTTTTGCCTCTTATTTAGAGAACTGTAAACGACAGAGTAACAGCAGGTGCTAATGAAtgctttaaaaagtgttttttaatgtttcaagCATGTGGGGGGGTTACTGTTCCATAAAAAAGGGCTGATAACAATGGAAATACACACAAACCTCAAAAGCATCCTCAATGCCGTCCTCCGTCACTCCTTCGTTGTTCTCTCGTGAGGCAGCTACTTTATTAGCCATGTATCAAAGGATCTTTAGTCGCGATGCAGACCAACTGACCAGAGTCCGACCAGAAGATCTGcacacaggacaaaaaaaataaataaaaaagtcatatgttgagaaataataaaCTCATACTGTTtcactctaatttgaaggtgtttttgGCCAGCTTTTCTATTGCccatatcacacaaaaacactcccCAAAGAGTCAATTTTTTGCGACACAAACTGAATTTCTCCGGAACCTATCATCCCACTTTCAAAATTCTTGATTTgctgtactcaggttgaagtggccattccaaccaaaCTTGTCATTtaagactgtcatttttggaaaaccTTGTCAAGTTTCCTATTGAAAGAGAAACGGACAAGTCTTACGTGTTTAGGTTGGATCTCAATGCGGCGGATCAGTTCGGTGTTCTCCCAATCATAAAATCCCAGATCATTCACTGACCTCACCCCAAGCAAGAAACCTCCATAGATGCCTGCAGTgtccaaaaaaagaacatattggttgttgtttttaccagCAATAACCTATTGAACTACAAGTTTGCTTTATGACAGTAATGCCATTACCCTTTGCTTCAAAGTCAGGCGTGAATGATTTCTTTACTTTGAAATTCTGCATTATTTTCACGACGCTTCTGCTTTCTCTAATCGCATATCTGTTAAAAAGAGAAGAGGCATTAACTATTACATATGCgcttaaacatactgtaaataagaaAGACAATTATATGAGTAAGGATTGTCTGCTGCTGTCATTTTACACAAATACATAAGCACTGAACATTTGCTCATACTGTAGCAATTGAGCAGTAAAGCAACCCAGACAGACTTAAAAGTGAACACTTACTCAGATGAGTCATGTGCCCAAGCAAACTCCTGTGCTGAGCCGAAGAATTTGATTCTCAGAGCTATGGCAGtacagatgatgtctctccatTGCCACACACTGCAACAAACCTATAAATGAGAGCTCGACATGAGAGCAGGTTACTCAAGACATTGAAATTGTTTGTGCACATTCAGCGTACCTCCCGTTGGGGTTATGCTGGATAGTTTGAGGGTGTATCTCAAAACTTTCCAAGTCTTTCACCGCCAGTGGGAGCCTCTCTCCATCCTTAATCTCAGCATCACCCATTTCCATTGAAGGCCCTCGCACGTGATATACTGATGTCATGATCATACATAGACTTATTTGTgcactgttatgttgtgtaacctaacctctgtattaaaatgttctgataatCACGTAACTGTGaaaacaggatgttttgtcccaagaagagataatgctgtgaccttggatgcaccctgctcaagctttaaacaccgccctgaacactatataatctcgcactgaacgctgagaaagcgcacatttgagcacattttgtgcagctgcagcctttgcctgtagaacatttgtacccagaatattctgcaataaagatctcaaagaagttcatttccagtttattcctctatagttgccacagctctgcacatcacctttgttcttaaaaatgggcaccagtacacttttcctccattcctcaggcatcttctcacgcactagaattctattgaacaagctggtcaaaaactccacagccatctctcctagatgcttccatacctccacaggaatgtcatcaggaccaactgcctttccatttttcattctctttaatgcctttctaacttcccccttactaatcattgccacttcctggtccaccacacttgcctcttctactctcccttctctatcattttcctcattcatcaactcctcgaagtattttttccatctacctagcacactgctggcaccagtcaacatatttccatctctatccttaatcaccctaacctgctgcacatccttcccatctctatccctctgtctggccagcctgtatagatccttttctccttctttagtgtccaacctgccatacatgtcatcatatgcctcttgttttgcctttgccacctctacctttgccctgtgtcgcatctcaatgtattcctttcgcctctcctcggtcctctcagtgtcccacttcttcttagctaaccgttttccttgtatgatttcctgtactgtgaggttccaccaccaagtctccttctctcctttcctgccagaagatacaccaagtactctcctgcctgcttctctgatcaccttggctgcagtggtccagtcttctggaagctcttcccgtccaccgagagcctgtatcacctcttcccgaaaagctgcacaacactcgtcgtgtctcagcttccaccacatggttctcttctctgcctttgtcttcctaattttcctccccaccaccagagtcatcttacacaccaccatcctatgctgtctagccacactctcccctaccactaccttacagttggtaacctccttcagattacatcgtctgcacaagatgtaatccacctgtgtgcttctacctccgctcttgtaggtcaccctatgttcgtgcctcttctggaaaaaagtgttcactacagccatttgcatccttgttgcaaagtctaccaccatctgtccctccaagttcctttcctggataccgtacttacccatcacttcttcatcacccttattaccttcaccaacatgtccattacagtctgcaccaattacgactctctctctgtctgggatgctcagaactacatcatctagctccttccagaatttctctttcacctctaggtcacatcctacctgtggggcatagccactaatcacattacacataacaccctcaatttcaaatttcagcctcatcactcgatctgatactcttttcacctccaagacattcttagccaactcttcttttaaaataaccccgactccatttctcttcccatctacaccatggtaaaataatttaaaccctgcccctaaacttctagccttactgcctttccacctggtctcctggacacacaatatatcaacctttctcctaatcatcatgtcaaccaactcccgagattttcctgtcatagtcccaacattcaaagtccccacattcagttctaggctctgtgttttcctcttctctttctgccgaagaacccgctttccacctcttcttcttcttcttctttgacttcgacttcgacccacagtagctgaatttccaacagcgccctgcaggttgacggcgccggtggcggacgttggccacgaccgatccggtatggaattctttggatgaacgctcatatttgtttggcaaggttttaagccggatgcccttcctgacgcaaccctctgcatttatccgggcttgggaccggcctacagtttgcactgacttgtgccccccatagggctgcattcatttACTTGGAATAATGAATACTATTCTTACAACCGACTTCCACAAGGCTTTGTTCTGTCACCAGGACTGTTCAATGATCATCTCAGACAACTTTTATCACCACTTCAACTTCCGGAAGGTGTGCTCTTAATACAATATGTAGATGACATATTGTTGGCCGCCTCTTCCGAGTCCTTATGTCTTCGAGCCACCCAGCAACTCTTGTCTCATCTAGCGTCAGTAGGACTTAAGTGCTCCAAAAGCAAACTACAAATTGCAAGGCCACAAGTTTCCTTTTTGGGACGCCTTATTTCATGCAAAGGCACAGGGATGTCTCCCTCACACAAAGATGACATCTTACACCACCCGAAACCTGTCAATGTCAAACAAATGCTCGCCTTCTTAGGACTGTGCAACTACTCACGCCATCATGTCCCGGACTTTGCAGAACTTACACATCCTCTTCCCCAAATGGTTAACATTGAAGGCATGAAAAATTTGTCACATATCCTCACTTGGACCACTGAAGCGGAAATCTTTTTTGTAAACCTCAAACAGCACTTGTCCTCAGCTGCCGCATTGGCTATTCCTGACTACAACAGAATGTTTTTCCTGGATGTTTCTGAAAAGACCAGCAGTGTATCTGCTGCTCTTCATCAAAAGGGGGAATcaggaaaaagacaaatttgtctATATGCCTCTACGCCACTTGAAAAATACGAAAAGCGACATCCAGTATGCGCGGCATTTGCCTCTGCGTTAGCTCGACTCATTCAAAAAACATCACACATCGTCTTATATCATCCATTGACAGTACGCACTtctcacagtacagtacagtacgtgACAAGCCATGTTTTCACCATGACAGGAGGAAGACAAAGGAAAATTGAGGTAATACTCACACAGCCACATATACTTTTTACACACGAGGGCATTAACATGGCTGAAGGGCTTTTTGAAGGACCGCCTCATTGCTGTACCCAACGAATCATAACAGATAACACACTTAGGGAAGATCTATATGAAATGCCCTTGCAAAATCCTGACTTGATACTATTCACGGACGGATGCTGTTTTAAAGGAGAACAAGGGCTCCAGTCAGGGTTTGCTGTAACAAAACCAACTGATACAGGATTTGTAACAATAGAAGTGGAAAAACTCAAAGGGCAACAATCTGCCCAAAGAGCAGAGATAACGGCAGTAACAGCCGCTCTCCAGCTGGCCCAAGACAAAACGACCAACATTTACACTGACTCGGCATATGCTCATGTAGTAGTACATACAGCCATGGCCGAATGGCAAAGAAATGACTTCATGACTGCAACGGGAGTCCACATAAAACATTATcaagaaatattaaaattgaaaGAAGCATTAATGATGCCCAAAGCAGTGGCAGTCTTAAAATGTAAAGGACACACTAAAAAGGATGATTTTGTATCAGCAGGAAATGACGCAGCGGATAAAGCGGCGAAAGCAGCGGCTGGTTATCTTCCCACCTCACAACTAGTTGTAAGTGAAACAGAATTAAAAGACAGACAGGAAGTAACAGAAGAGACAGTTAAAATATGCCAGGAACAAGGGAGTCCCGAAgaaaggagtatgtggaagtcAAAAGGGGGTGAGCGAGATGAGAAAGGTATTTGGAGAAAAGGAGGAAAATGTATACTACCTCAGAAGCAATTAAAACTGTTGATAAGCGAAGCTCATGGAGCATGCCATGTAGGCGTGGAAGAAACACTGAGACGACTCCACACCTGGTGGCATCCTTTCATGAGAGCAATTGTTAAAAATGAACTCCAGGATTGCAGTGTCTGTAGCAGATATAACAGCATGCCTACCACGAAATCACCCCAGGGAACTCACGATATGGACGTGACGGCACCTGGGCAGGTGGTTTCAATGGATtttacagacatgattaaaagtgTGTCCGGTTACAGGTATCTACTAGTGATAGTGGATTCCTTCTCCGGTTGGCCTGAAGCCTATCCCTGCAAAACAGAAACGGCAAACATAGTGGTTAAACATTtggttaaccattatattccATCTCATGGGTTCCCAAATAAAATAAGGTCTGATAATGGgacccattttaaaaacaaacatttgcaggaAGTAGAAAAAGCCCTGGGACTGAAGCACACATTTGGTTCAGTATATCACCCACAGTCCCAAGGACAAGTAGAAAGAATGAATCGGAACATTAAGGAAAAATTGGCCAAAGCTTTAGCTACTTCAAATCTCAATTGGCTACAAGCCCTTCCTTTGGCTTTGATGAATGTACGAATGTCACTCAATTCAGCCAAAGGCTGGACTCCATTTGAATGTCATACTAACAGACCGTTTCCGGCTCCAACAGCTCCACTGGAGACAACAGATGTGTCCGGCCCTCCGGAGCTCAAACAACTAACGCTTGCTTTTTCGCAACTAACTGCAAAACAACCCGACGCTCCTTTGGTAATGCATGAACGTGAATTTGTATGGTTGAAAGTAACCAAAAGAAAGTGGTCTGAACCCAGGTGGACAGGTCCTCATAAAGTGACGGCGAGAACATCGTCTGCTGTCCGCCTACAAGATAAGGGGGAGACGTGGTACCACCTCACCGCTATACGACCAGCAAAGACCCCGTCTCGACAGATCATCATTGCCACAAGTACTGACTGCATGTCAACGCCAGACCAGATCCCATCCCAGTGAGGACATCACTCATCAAAGGTTGAGATCACAGTACACGGGCAGAATAATCCCGGTGACTCAACCTAGGACCGGGTAGTCTAACcccaggtcctgaagaagctGACAGCGCTCTCTAGCAACAATCCTGAAAAAACACCACCCAACAATGGCCCGCAAgtggaaaatgtttaaatttgttgTTACATCACAAccctttttattatattaacatCTCAAGAGAGTTAGCCGCAGGATTTGAATCCACAATCTGTTGGTGGTGtactataaataaaaacacagataTAATTAATTACATACATTACAATGTGCAACGCTTAGGAAATTGGACACAAAGCGGATTTGAAGCGGTACATGGTCAACTAGCCGCCACCTCTCTGATGGCTTTCGAGAATCGCATTGCTTTAGATATGCTCCTGGCAGAAAAAGGAGGCGTATGCTCCATGTTTGGCGAACAATGTTGCACTTTTATTCCTAATAACACAGCTTCTGATGGCAGCCTAACCTCTGCAATTGTAGGGCTCAGAACATTAAACAAAAAGATGAAGCAACATTCCGGGGTAGATACTTCTATTTGGGACAATTGGATGAGTGTTTTTGGACGTTATAAGGCTCTGGtatcttctatttttatttctattgctgTGTTTGGTGCTTTTCTCACaatatgtggatgttgttgcatTTCTTGCTTGCGCTCTCTTAGCCAGCAGCTCATTACAGCAGCTATCGAAAAGAGAGATGTTAATAACCCCGCCCAGATGATGCCACTCTTGTCTTCAGGGGATACCCCTGAGATGCTCGATGACCCCGCGGGCATATTTTTGTAATCGTACATTCTCTTACATGCTATTTAACATATCCTGGGGGATTGAAGGCCCTCGCACGTGATATACTGATGTCATGATCATACATAGACTTATTTGTGCACTGTTATGTTTTGTAACCTAACctcagtattaaaatgttctgataatCAGATAATCACGTAACTGTGAAAACTACGTCAGCCGCaaacaggatgttttgtcccaagaagagaatgctgtgaccttggatccaccctgctcaag belongs to Phyllopteryx taeniolatus isolate TA_2022b unplaced genomic scaffold, UOR_Ptae_1.2 contig_24, whole genome shotgun sequence and includes:
- the LOC133473306 gene encoding uncharacterized protein LOC133473306 isoform X2, encoding MVVCKMTLVVGRKIRKTKAEKRTMWWKLRHDECCAAFREEVIQALGGREELPEDWTTAAKVIREAGRRVLGVSSGRKGEKETWWWNLTVQEIIQGKRLAKKKWDTERTEERRKEYIEMRHRAKVEVAKAKQEAYDDMYGRLDTKEGEKDLYRLARQRDRDGKDVQQVRVIKDRDGNMLTGASSVLGRWKKYFEELMNEENDREGRVEEASVVDQEVAMISKGEVRKALKRMKNGKAVGPDDIPVEVWKHLGEMAVEFLTSLFNRILVREKMPEEWRKSVLVPIFKNKGDVQSCGNYRGINWK